A window of Rhododendron vialii isolate Sample 1 chromosome 13a, ASM3025357v1 contains these coding sequences:
- the LOC131314726 gene encoding probable serine/threonine-protein kinase PBL9 isoform X2, protein MATRNFRPDSVLGEGGFGSVFKGWIDENSFAASKPGTGTVIAVKKLNLESFQGHKEWLAEVNYLGQFYHPHLVKLIGYCLEDEHRLLVYEFMPRGSLENHLFRRGSYFQPLSWNLRIKVALDAAKGLAFLHSAETKVIYRDFKTSNILLDTNYTAKLSDFGLAKDGPTGDKSHVSTRVMGTYGYAAPEYLATGHLTARSDIYSFGVVLLEMLSGRRAVDKNRPSGEHNLVEWAKPFLTNKRKIFRILDSRLEGQYSLDVACKAANLALRCLSMEPKFRPSMDEVVKELDQFNDSTKEMANTLGNQATGPRHRRRSAGDLPKANVVSAVAYPRPSASPLFSK, encoded by the exons ATGGCCACAAGGAACTTCCGTCCTGATAGCGTTTTAGGAGAAGGTGGTTTCGGTTCAGTTTTCAAGGGTTGGATCGATGAGAACTCTTTTGCAGCTTCAAAACCAGGGACTGGTACGGTCATTGCTGTGAAAAAGCTTAATCTAGAAAGCTTCCAAGGTCACAAGGAGTGGCTG GCGGAAGTGAATTATCTGGGGCAGTTTTATCATCCACATCTTGTCAAACTCATTGGATATTGCTTGGAGGATGAACACAGGCTTCTGGTGTATGAATTCATGCCGAGGGGTAGCTTGGAAAATCATTTGTTCAGGA GAGGTTCTTACTTCCAGCCTCTTTCTTGGAACCTTCGGATAAAGGTTGCACTTGATGCGGCAAAGGGACTTGCTTTTCTTCATAGTGCTGAAACAAAAGTGATTTATCGGGACTTCAAAACTTCTAATATTTTGCTTGATACG AATTACACTGCGAAGCTTTCTGACTTTGGGTTGGCTAAAGATGGGCCGACTGGTGACAAAAGCCATGTCTCCACTAGGGTCATGGGAACTTATGGATATGCAGCTCCAGAATATCTAGCCACTG GTCACTTGACTGCCAGGAGCGATATATACAGCTTTGGAGTCGTTCTGCTTGAAATGTTATCCGGCCGGAGAGCAGTGGACAAGAATAGGCCATCTGGGGAACACAACCTGGTGGAATGGGCCAAACCTTTCCTCACCAACAAACGTAAAATCTTCCGAATCCTAGACAGCCGTCTCGAGGGCCAGTACTCATTGGACGTAGCCTGTAAGGCAGCCAACCTGGCACTTCGATGTCTGTCCATGGAGCCCAAGTTCAGGCCCAGCATGGATGAGGTGGTAAAAGAATTGGATCAGTTTAATGATTCGACAAAGGAAATGGCAAATACTCTCGGCAATCAAGCTACTGGGCCGAGGCATCGGAGACGAAGCGCGGGTGACCTTCCCAAGGCAAATGTTGTTTCTGCTGTTGCTTATCCCAGGCCATCTGCATCCCCGCTCTTTTCAAAGTGA
- the LOC131314727 gene encoding triosephosphate isomerase, cytosolic translates to MGRKFFVGGNWKCNGTTEEVKKIVTTLNEAEVPSEDVVEVVVSPPFVFLPVVKNLLRPDFQIAAQNCWVRKGGAFTGEVSAEMLLNLGIPWVILGHSERRLILNESNEFVGDKVAYALSLGLKVIACVGETLEQRESGSTMAVVAAQTKAIAERITNWPNVVVAYEPVWAIGTGKVATPAQAQEVHFELRKWLKDNVSDEVATSTRIIYGGSVNGANCKELAAKPDVDGFLVGGASLKAEFIDIIKSATVKKNV, encoded by the exons ATGGGCAGAAAATTCTTCGTCGGTGGCAACTGGAAATGC AACGGAACAACTGAGGAGGTGAAGAAGATCGTTACCACTTTGAATGAAGCTGAAGTTCCTTCTGAAGATGTCGTGG AGGTGGTGGTAAGCCCTCCGTTTGTGTTTCTTCCTGTGGTAAAAAATTTACTGCGGCCTGATTTCCAAATTGCTGCACAAAATTGTTGGGTTCGGAAAGGAGGTGCTTTTACCGGTGAAGTTAG TGCTGAGATGCTCCTCAACTTGGGCATTCCATGGGTCATTCTTGGTCATTCTGAAAGAAGGCTGATACTGAATGAATCAAACGAG TTCGTTGGAGATAAAGTTGCATATGCACTTTCACTAGGCTTGAAAGTAATCGCTTGTGTTGGGGAGACCCTTGAGCAAAGAGAATCAGGATCTACAATGGCTGTGGTTGCTGCACAAACAAAAGCAATCGCTG AGCGCATAACAAATTGGCCTAATGTTGTTGTTGCATACGAGCCGGTTTGGGCCATTGGAACTGGAAAGGTTGCAACCCCTGCTCAGGCTCAGGAA GTCCATTTTGAATTGCGGAAATGGCTTAAGGACAATGTCAGTGATGAAGTTGCTACATCAACCCGAATTATATATGGAG GCTCTGTGAATGGAGCAAACTGCAAAGAACTTGCAGCAAAGCCAGACGTGGATGGATTTTTGGTGGGTGGAGCTTCCCTGAAG GCGGAGTTCATTGACATCATCAAGTCTGCGACTGTGAAGAAGAATGTTTGA
- the LOC131314726 gene encoding probable serine/threonine-protein kinase PBL9 isoform X1, with translation MGICLSARIKAETSPSHTGESTKCVSADVNDISRSSSKSSSSSVPPTPRSEGEILQSSNLKSFSYADLKMATRNFRPDSVLGEGGFGSVFKGWIDENSFAASKPGTGTVIAVKKLNLESFQGHKEWLAEVNYLGQFYHPHLVKLIGYCLEDEHRLLVYEFMPRGSLENHLFRRGSYFQPLSWNLRIKVALDAAKGLAFLHSAETKVIYRDFKTSNILLDTNYTAKLSDFGLAKDGPTGDKSHVSTRVMGTYGYAAPEYLATGHLTARSDIYSFGVVLLEMLSGRRAVDKNRPSGEHNLVEWAKPFLTNKRKIFRILDSRLEGQYSLDVACKAANLALRCLSMEPKFRPSMDEVVKELDQFNDSTKEMANTLGNQATGPRHRRRSAGDLPKANVVSAVAYPRPSASPLFSK, from the exons ATGGGAATTTGCTTAAGTGCTCGAATCAAAGCTGAGACTAGCCCTTCTCACACTG GGGAGAGTACAAAATGTGTTAGCGCAGACGTGAATGATATTAGTCGTTCGAGCAGTAAATCCTCATCATCTTCTGTGCCTCCGACTCCTCGGAGTGAGGGGGAAATCTTGCAGTCCTCTAATTTGAAGAGTTTCAGTTATGCTGATCTCAAAATGGCCACAAGGAACTTCCGTCCTGATAGCGTTTTAGGAGAAGGTGGTTTCGGTTCAGTTTTCAAGGGTTGGATCGATGAGAACTCTTTTGCAGCTTCAAAACCAGGGACTGGTACGGTCATTGCTGTGAAAAAGCTTAATCTAGAAAGCTTCCAAGGTCACAAGGAGTGGCTG GCGGAAGTGAATTATCTGGGGCAGTTTTATCATCCACATCTTGTCAAACTCATTGGATATTGCTTGGAGGATGAACACAGGCTTCTGGTGTATGAATTCATGCCGAGGGGTAGCTTGGAAAATCATTTGTTCAGGA GAGGTTCTTACTTCCAGCCTCTTTCTTGGAACCTTCGGATAAAGGTTGCACTTGATGCGGCAAAGGGACTTGCTTTTCTTCATAGTGCTGAAACAAAAGTGATTTATCGGGACTTCAAAACTTCTAATATTTTGCTTGATACG AATTACACTGCGAAGCTTTCTGACTTTGGGTTGGCTAAAGATGGGCCGACTGGTGACAAAAGCCATGTCTCCACTAGGGTCATGGGAACTTATGGATATGCAGCTCCAGAATATCTAGCCACTG GTCACTTGACTGCCAGGAGCGATATATACAGCTTTGGAGTCGTTCTGCTTGAAATGTTATCCGGCCGGAGAGCAGTGGACAAGAATAGGCCATCTGGGGAACACAACCTGGTGGAATGGGCCAAACCTTTCCTCACCAACAAACGTAAAATCTTCCGAATCCTAGACAGCCGTCTCGAGGGCCAGTACTCATTGGACGTAGCCTGTAAGGCAGCCAACCTGGCACTTCGATGTCTGTCCATGGAGCCCAAGTTCAGGCCCAGCATGGATGAGGTGGTAAAAGAATTGGATCAGTTTAATGATTCGACAAAGGAAATGGCAAATACTCTCGGCAATCAAGCTACTGGGCCGAGGCATCGGAGACGAAGCGCGGGTGACCTTCCCAAGGCAAATGTTGTTTCTGCTGTTGCTTATCCCAGGCCATCTGCATCCCCGCTCTTTTCAAAGTGA